The Alosa sapidissima isolate fAloSap1 chromosome 6, fAloSap1.pri, whole genome shotgun sequence genome window below encodes:
- the rpain gene encoding RPA-interacting protein isoform X1 yields MAGRICARLNSLGIPIRTFRKFGICSADLMEALKHRTRYGRPIPWKETYRKRCFERLKNSRSRLLERYRQAGESDECGKGSMVEEIMQEEWSALQSSDGSLSSPWSHVGVDLFGAVKQDDELTVLQEIQQELLAEELAILEDYHKNIQFEEQSLKALVEGMENSNLIICPVCFTNNLTVTSHFISCPCGLYINTLGRGVSPEMLRSLLEQQVTQHADSECPHNPVFSMVTNMDGSSSLMASCGACDYLSVVL; encoded by the exons ATGGCG GGAAGGATCTGTGCCAGGCTCaatagcctgggaatacccatacgaactttccgcaaatttgggatttgctctgcag ATCTTATGGAAGCCCTGAAACACCGGACGCGTTATGGACGCCCCATTCCATGGAAAGAAACCTACAGGAAG CGTTGTTTTGAAAGGCTGAAGAACAGTCGCTCTCGGTTGCTGGAGAGGTACCGCCAGGCGGGAGAGAGCGATGAGTGCGGTAAGGGATCCATGGTCGAGGAGATCATGCAGGAAGAGTGGAGTGCCCTGCAGTCATCCGACGGGAGCTTGTCATCGCCGTGGAGCCACGTTGGCGTagat TTATTTGGAGCTGTAAAGCAAGACGATGAGTTGACAGTCCTTCAAGAAATTCAACAAGAACTTCTAGCAgaag AGCTTGCCATTCTGGAGGATTACCACAAGAACATACAGTTTGAGGAGCAATCTTTGAAAGCACTGGTGGAGGGAATGGAGAACAGTAACCTCATCATCTGTCCTGTCTGTTTCAC AAACAATCTGACTGTGACCAGCCATTTCATCTCTTGTCCATGTGGCCTGTACATCAACACTCTG GGCCGAGGTGTGAGCCCTGAGATGCTGAGGTCTCTCCTGGAGCAGCAGGTCACTCAGCACGCAGACTCTGAGTGCCCCCACAACCCCGTCTTCTCCATGGTGACCAACATGGATGGCTCCTCCAGTCTCATGGCCAGTTGTGGG GCTTGTGATTACCTATCCGTTGTTCTCTGA
- the rpain gene encoding RPA-interacting protein isoform X2 has translation MEALKHRTRYGRPIPWKETYRKRCFERLKNSRSRLLERYRQAGESDECGKGSMVEEIMQEEWSALQSSDGSLSSPWSHVGVDLFGAVKQDDELTVLQEIQQELLAEELAILEDYHKNIQFEEQSLKALVEGMENSNLIICPVCFTNNLTVTSHFISCPCGLYINTLGRGVSPEMLRSLLEQQVTQHADSECPHNPVFSMVTNMDGSSSLMASCGACDYLSVVL, from the exons ATGGAAGCCCTGAAACACCGGACGCGTTATGGACGCCCCATTCCATGGAAAGAAACCTACAGGAAG CGTTGTTTTGAAAGGCTGAAGAACAGTCGCTCTCGGTTGCTGGAGAGGTACCGCCAGGCGGGAGAGAGCGATGAGTGCGGTAAGGGATCCATGGTCGAGGAGATCATGCAGGAAGAGTGGAGTGCCCTGCAGTCATCCGACGGGAGCTTGTCATCGCCGTGGAGCCACGTTGGCGTagat TTATTTGGAGCTGTAAAGCAAGACGATGAGTTGACAGTCCTTCAAGAAATTCAACAAGAACTTCTAGCAgaag AGCTTGCCATTCTGGAGGATTACCACAAGAACATACAGTTTGAGGAGCAATCTTTGAAAGCACTGGTGGAGGGAATGGAGAACAGTAACCTCATCATCTGTCCTGTCTGTTTCAC AAACAATCTGACTGTGACCAGCCATTTCATCTCTTGTCCATGTGGCCTGTACATCAACACTCTG GGCCGAGGTGTGAGCCCTGAGATGCTGAGGTCTCTCCTGGAGCAGCAGGTCACTCAGCACGCAGACTCTGAGTGCCCCCACAACCCCGTCTTCTCCATGGTGACCAACATGGATGGCTCCTCCAGTCTCATGGCCAGTTGTGGG GCTTGTGATTACCTATCCGTTGTTCTCTGA